The Streptomyces sp. B3I8 nucleotide sequence GCGTAGTCCTGGAAGAGGATGAGGTCGCCGAGGCAGACCAGGGCGTCCGCGCCGTCCCCGGCGCGGGCCAGGTCGCGCGCGTTGCCGTGCACGTCGCTGACCACGTGGATCCTGGTCGTCGGGGTAGTGCGGTCACCGCCGGGGGTCCGTGCCATGGTGATCAAGGGTAGGCGGAGCGGAACGGTTGTGAACAGTCCGGGCCGAACCGGCGGTTACTGGCCGGTTGTCGCCCGGCTGCACTACCGTGATCCCGGTGACGCCACGGCGTGTGACACACCGAACATCTCCCCGGGACCCCCTGTCCCGGAACCATACCGACGGGTAACGTCCAGGCAGTCCAGTCGTGCCCAGGGTTTCCGGCCACCGCGTTCGCCGGGGTCCCGCGCACCCGCCCCCAGCCTTGGACCGCACCGTCGCAGCACGACGTCGTGGCGTCGGTGCCCTATGAGGAGCAGCAGTCTTGCGCGAGTTCAGCCTTCCGGCTCTGTACGAGGTCCCTGCGGACGGGAATCTGACCGACATCGTCCGCAGAAACGCCGCGCAGCATCCCGACGTCGCGGTCATCGCCCGCCGGACGGACAGCGGCTGGCAGGACGTCACGGCGGCCGTGTTCCTCGCCGAGGTGCGGGCGGCGGCGAAGGGCCTGATCGCCTCGGGCGTGCAGCCGGGCGACCGGGTGGGGCTGATGTCCCGTACGCGCTACGAGTGGACGCTGCTGGACTTCGCGATCTGGAGCGCGGGCGCGATCACCGTACCGGTGTACGAGACCAGCTCGGCGGAGCAGGTGCAGTGGATCCTCGGCGACTCGGGCGCCACCGCCTGCCTGGTGGAGAGCGACGCGCACGCGGCGGCCGTGGAGTCGGTGCGCGAGGCACTGCCCGCGCTCAAGCACGTGTGGGGCATCGACGCCGGCGCGGTGGCGGAGCTGGGCCGCCTGGGCCGGGACGTCAGCGACGCCACGGTGGAGGAGCGCTCCTCGCTGGCCCGGGCGGACGACCCGGCCACCATCGTCTACACCAGCGGCACCACGGGCCGCCCCAAGGGTTGTGTCCTCACCCACCGCAGTTTCTTCGCCGAGTGCGGCAACGTGGTGGAGCGGCTGCGTCCGCTGTTCCGCACCGGCGAGTGCTCGGTGCTGCTGTTCCTGCCCCTCGCCCATGTCTTCGGGCGGCTGGTGCAGGTCGCGCCGATGATGGCGCCGATCAAGCTCGGCTGTCTGCCGGACATCAAGGACCTCACCGGCGAACTGGCCTCCTTCCGGCCCACGCTGATCCTCGGCGTGCCGCGCGTCTTCGAGAAGGTCTACAACTCGGCGCGCGCCAAGGCGCAGGCCGACGGCAAGGGGAAGATCTTCGACCGGGCGGCCGACACCGCGATCGCGTACAGCCGTGCGCTGGACGCCGGCTCCGGCCCCTCCCTCGGGCTGCGGATCCGGCACCGGCTCTTCGACCGGCTCGTCTACCGCAAGCTGCGGGCGGTGCTCGGCGGCCGGGGCGAGTACGCCATCTCCGGCGGCGCCCCGCTGGGCGAGCGGCTCGGTCACTTCTTCCGCGGCATCGGCTTCACCGTCCTGGAGGGCTACGGCCTGACCGAGTCGTGCGCGGCGACGGCGTTCAACCCCTGGGACCGGCAGAAGATCGGCACGGTCGGGCAGCCGCTGCCCGGTTCGGTCATCCGCATAGCGGACGACGGCGAGGTGCTGCTGCACGGCGAGCACCTGTTCAAGGAGTACTGGAACAACGAGGCGGCGACGGCGGAGGCGCTGGCCGACGGCTGGTTCCACACGGGGGACGTCGGCACCCTCGACGAGGACGGGTATCTGCGGATCACCGGCCGCAAGAAGGAGATCATCGTCACCGCCGGCGGCAAGAACGTCGCCCCCGCGGTGATCGAGGACCGGGTCCGGGCGCACGCGCTGGTCGCCGAGTGCATGGTGGTGGGCGACGGGCGGCCGTTCGTGGGCGCGCTGGTCACGCTGGACGAGGAGTTCCTGGGCCGCTGGGCCGCGGACCGCGGGAAGCCCGCCGGCTCCACGGCGGCGTCGCTGCGGGAGGACCCCGAGCTGCTCGCGGCGGTGCAGCGGGCGGTGGACGACGGGAACGCGGCGGTGTCGAAGGCCGAGTCCGTGCGGAAGTTCCGGGTACTGCCGGGGCAGTTCACGGAGGAGTCGGGGCACCTCACGCCGTCGCTGAAGCTGAAGCGGGGCGTGGTAGCGAAGGACTTCGCGGCGGAGATCGAGGAGATGTACGCGCGGTGACGGGGCCGGGAAGGCGGGGCCGACCGGGTCCGGACGGACGCTAGAGCAGCGCCTTCAGACGCTCCGCCAGGAGGTCCCAGCGCCACTTCTCCTCGACCCACCGCCGGCCCCGTTCGCCCATGCGGTGCCGTAGTTCCTCGTCGGCGAGGAGGGCGTTGACGCGGTCGGCCACCGCCGTCGGGGCGCCGCCCGGCACCACCCAGCCCGTCTCGCCGTCGAGCACGGCGTCGGGGGCGCCGCCGGAGTCGCCGGCGACGACGGGGAGGCCCGTGGCGGACGCCTCCAGGTAGACGATGCCGAGGCCCTCCACGTCCAGTCCGCCGCGCCGGGTCCTGCACGGCATGGCGAAGACGTCCCCGGCGCCGTAGTGCGCGGGCAGTTCCTCCCACGGCACGGAACCGGTGAAGCGTACGGAGTCCGCGACGCCCGTCTCGCGCGCGAGGCGGCGCAGGTCGCGCTCGTAGGGGCCGCCGCCCACGATCAGCAGCACCGCGTCCGGGTGCGCGGCCAGGACACGGGGCAGGGCGAGGATCAGCGTGTCCTGGCCCTTGCGCGGCACCAGCCGGGAGACGCACACCACCACGGGCCGGTCGGTCAGCCCCAGCCGGGCCCGGACCTCGGCGCCGCCGGAGCCGGGGTGGAAGGTCTTCTCGTCGACGCCGGGCGGCAGTTGCGTCATCCTCGCGGCGGCGGCGGGGGTGAGCGCCGGGGCGATGCGGGCACGGGTGTACTCGCCGAGGTAGGTGATCGTGTCCACCGAGTCGCCGATCCTGCGCAGCAGTCGCCGGGAGGCGGGGAGCTGCGCCCAGCCGGCCTCGTGGCCGTGGGTGGTGGCCACCAGGCGCTCCGCCCCGGCCCGGCGCAGCGCGGGGGCCATCAGGCCGAGCGGTGCCGCCGCCCCGAACCACACCGAGGTGCAGCCGTGTTCGCGCAGCAGTCCGACGGCCCGGCGGGTGGCGGCGGGCGTCGGCAGCAGCATCGTCGTGCGGTCGCGTACGACGGTGAAGGGCTGCTCCGCGTCGAAGGCCGCCGTCGCGGCGACGCCCTCCCCGCTCCGCTTCCAGGTGGACGCGTGGACGACCAGCCGCTCCGGGTCCAGCCGCAGCGCCATGTTGTGCAGGAAGGCCTGGATGCCGCCGGGCCGGGGCGGGAAGTCGTTGGTGACGATCAGGGTCTTGTGCATCGCCGACGACAGTACCGAACCGGCCGTGCGGGACCCCCCGCCCGGTCGTTTTCGCGCACGGTACGGCCCCGCCTCACGGCCGCCGCCCCGCCCGTCGCGCGATCATGCCCCGGACGGCAGCGGCGGCGGACGGACGGGCGGGGTTCTCGTGGGCATGGCGGGTGCGCGACGGATTCCGGTGGGGCTGTTCGCCGTCTGGACGGTGAGCCGGTCGGCCCTGCTGCTGTACGTCCTCAAGGTGTGGGTGTTCCCGGGGCCGGACGTCACCAGCGACGTGTCGGTGATCTACCGGGGGTGGTACGACGTCCTGCGCTCCGGCGGCTTCCCGAGCGGCGACGTCTCCTGGCAGTACCCGCCCGGGGCCGTCCTCGCGGTCCTCTCCCCCGCGCTGCTGCCGTTCCTGGACTACGCGCACGCCTTCTTCGCCCTCGCTCTCCTGGCCGACCTGGCGGTGGTGTGCCTGCTGCTGTACGCCGGGGCCCGGGACGGGGGCGGGGTGCGCGGGGTGTGGCTGTGGACGCTGGGCGTCGCGCTGCTCGGGCCGACGGTGTACGCCCGCTACGACCTGATGGTGACGGCGGTGGCGGTGGCCGCGCTGGTGGCGGGGGCTCGGCGTCCGCGGGTGCTGGGGGTGCTCGCGGGGTTCGGCGCGCTGCTGAAGGTGTGGCCCGCGTTGTTGCTGGCGGGAGCGGTGCGGCGGCGGGCGTGGGGCGCGGCGGCGGTGGCCGCGGGCGGGCTCGCGCTGGTGTGCGCGGTGGTGATGCCGGGGGCGTTCACGTTCCTGCGTCACCAGGGCGGGCGGGGCACGGAGGTGGAGTCGCTCGGGGCGCTCGTCTTCCACGCGGCGCGGCACTTCGGGTGGCGGGGGCGGGTGCTGCTCCACTACGGCTCGGTGGAGTTCCTCGGGCCGTGGGTGGGAGCGGTGAGCGCGGGGGCGATGGTGCTGAGTGTGGCGGGGCTGGGGTGGCTGGTGGTGTGGCGGCTGAGCGCCCGCGCGTTCTCGCCGCGCACGCTCGTGGACGCGGGGTTCGTGGCGGTGCTGGTGTTCACGGTGACGAGCCGGGTGATCAGCCCGCAGTACCTGGTGTGGCTGGTGGGGCTGGGAGCGGTGTGTCTGTGCTGCCGGGGGAGCCGGATGGAGGTGCCGGCCGTGCTGGTGCTGGTGGCGTGTCCGGTGACGGTGCTGGAGTTCCCGGTGTACTTCGGGGAGGTGGTGGCGAGTGACGGGGTGGGGGTTCTGTCGCTGGTGGTGCGGAACGGGTTGCTGGTGGGGGCGACGGTGAGCGCGGCGCGGACGCTGTGGCGCGACACGGTACGGGCACGCGACCAGTTGTTCACGCCCCCGCCGCCCCTGCCCTCCCCCTCACGACAAGGGGCGCTGCCCCTCTGACCCGGACGTACGGGTGGGTGGGGCGTTTCGTGCCCACCCGGCGGAGCCGCATGCCGGCACAGCCCCGCGCCCCTGGTCGGGGGCGCGGGGAACCGCGCGATCTTTTCGGGGGTCCCGGGGGACGGAGCCCCCCCCCGGGGTCGGGACGGGAAGGGTGGCGGGGGCGGGAGAGACGCCTACGCCGGCCGGATCGTCGCGTGCAGGCGGCGCGTGTGGTCCACCCGGCGGGCCGCCCCCGTCAGCCGGACCGCCGCCGTCAGGCGCGACTCCGCCGAGGACGCGGACAGCCGCAGCTCCAGCTCGCCCGGCTCGACGACCCGGTGCCCGTCCCGCCCCGTGAAGGACGCCACGTCCGCCGGGACGAGCGCCGTCAGCCGCCGGGACTCCCCCGGCGCCAGCCGCACCCGCGCGTACCCGATCAACCGCTGCACCGGCTGCACCACCGAGGCCACCGGATCGTGCAGATACAGCTGCACGACCTCCGTCCCCTCCCGGTCCCCGGTGTTGCGCACCGTGAACCCGAGCCGGAACTCCCCGTCCGTGGCGGCCTCCTCCCCCTCCACCGCGAGGTCGCTCCACGCGAAGCTCGTGTACGACAGTCCGTGGCCGAAGGCGTACGCCGGGCCGGGGTCGATCGCGGAGACCTCGCTGGCCCGGGCGAGCTTCGCGGCGAGGTAGGTGGAGGGCTGGACGCCCGGCCCCGCGGGCACGCTGACCGGGAGCCGGCCGGAGGGGTTGGTACGGCCGCTGAGGACCCGGGCGATCGCGGCGGTGCCCTCCTCGCCGGGGAAGAAGGACTGCACGACGGCGTCCGCCTCGGTGGTGGCCCGGCCGAGCGCGTACGGGCGCCCCGCGAGCAGCGTCAGCACCAGCGGCGTGCCCACGTCGAGCAGCCGGTCGAGGAGGGCCTGCTGCACGCCGGGCAGGGCGAGCGACTCGGCGTCGCAGCCCTCGCCGCTGGTGCCGCGGCCGAACAGCCCGGCGCGGTCGCCGAGCGCGAGGACCACCACGTCGGCGTCGCGTGCCGCGCGCACGGCCGCGGCGAACCCGGAGGTGTCCTCGCCGTCGATGTCCGCCCCGCGCACGGTGACGATCTCGGCGTTCGGGAACTCCCGCACCAACGCCTCGCGCAGCGTGGGCAGTTCGATGCCGACGGGGGTGGTGGGGTGGTGGACGCCGACGTGCGCGGGGAAGGAGTAGCAGCCGAGCACGGCGTACGGCTGGTCGGCCTGGGGGCCGACCAGGGCGATCCGGCGGGGCGCGGACAGCGGCAGGGCGCCGTTGTTGGCGAGCAGGACGACGGCCCGGTCGGCGATCTCCGCGGCCAGCCGGTGGTTGTCGTCGGAGTCCAGGTCGACCGTGCCGCGCAGCGCCTCGGGGTCGTCGAGGGCGGCTCCGGCCAGGGCCGGCGGCACCGGGTCCCAGTCGGCGTCGAGGAGGCCGAGCTGGCCCTTCTGGGTGAGCACCCGGCGCAGGGCGCGGTCGAGGAGTTCCCCGGGGACGCGGCCGTCGGCGACGGCGGCGCGCAGCGGCTCGCCGAACGTCTTGATGCTGGGCAGTTCGACGTCGACGCCGGCCCGCAGCGCGGTGCCCGCGGCGTCGGCCCAGTCGGTGGCGGCACCGTGCAGGGTCTTGAGGAAGGCGATGCCGAAGTAGTCGGCGACGACGGTGCCCTCGAAGCCCCAGGTGTCACGCAGCAGGCCGGTGAGGAGGTCCTCGTCGGCGGCGGACGGGATGCCGTCGATGTCGGTGTAGGCGGACATGACGGACCTGGCGCCGCCCTCGCGGATCGCCATCTCGAACGGCGGCAGCAGCACGTCGGCGCGTTCGCGCGGCCCCATGGAGACGGGGGCGAGGTTGCGTCCGGCGCGGGAGGCGGAGTAGCCGACGAAGTGCTTGAGGGTGGCGACGATGCCGGCCGACTCCAGACCCTGGACGTAGGCGGTGGCGACGGTGCCGACGAGGTAGGGGTCCTCGCCGATGGTCTCCTCCACCCGGCCCCAGCGGGCATCGCGCACCACGTCGAGGACGGGGGCGAGGCCCTGGTGGATGCCGACGGCGGCCATGTCGCGGCCGATGGCGGCGGCCATCTCCCGGATCAGGTCCGGGTCGAAGGTGGCGCCCCAGGACAGCGGCACGGGGTAGGCGGTGGCCCGCCAGGCGGCGAAGCCGGCCAGGCACTCCTCGTGGGCGAGGGCGGGGATGCCGAAGCGGTTGGCGGCGGCGATGCGCTGCTGGGTGCGCAGCAGGGAGAGCGCGCCGAGCGCGGGGTCGACGGGGGCGGTGCCGAAGGGGCGGGTGAGCTGCCCGAGGCCCGAGGGGAGCAGCGCGTCGAGGTCGACGGCCTCCTCCATGTCGTGCTGGTGCGGGGCGACTTCACCTCCCTCGTCGGAGGCGCCGACCCAGACGCCGACGAGCTGGGCGATCTTCTCCTCGACGGTCATGGCCTCGATCAGGGCGGTGACCCGGGTGTCGAGATCCGCACCGCTGTCCTGCCAGACCGGCGCGGTGGGGGTGGTGGGAGTGGTCGGGGTGACGGGGGTTGTCTCAACAGCCACGTTGGCGGTCACTTTCCTCCGACGCCCATCAGGCCCTGGACCAGGGCTCGGCGGGCGAACAGGTAGACGAGCAGGATCGGCACCATGGACATGAACACCGCGGCCAGCGTGCCGGGGACGTTGATGCCGTGCTCGGTTTGGAAGTTGTACAGACCCAGGGTGATGACCTTGGTGGAGTCGGACTGGGTCAGGACGAGGGGGAACAGGAAGCCGTTCCAGGCCTGGAGCGCGGAGAACACCACGATGGTGGAGATGCCGCCCTTGGACAGCGGGAGCACCAGTTGCAGGAACATCCGGCGCGGCGAGGCGCCGTCCACGGCCATGGCCTCGAAGAGTTCGTGTCCGATGTCCCGCATGGCGCCGCTGAGGATCAATGTGGAGATGGGCAGGCAGAACGCGGCGGTGGGCAGGATGACACCGATCAGGTTGTCGTACAGCCCGGCCTCGCTGATCAGGTAGAACATCGGCACGATCACCGCCTGGGCGGGGATGGCGAGGCCCAGCAGGAACAGCCGGAAGACCCCCGAGGCGACCCGGGACCGGCTGCGGACGACGGCGTACGCGAGCGGCGGCACCAGGACGACGACGATGCCGACCACGGCCACGGTGACGATCAGCGTGTTGACGAAGAACTGTCCGAACCCCTCGTCGAAGGCGCCCGAGTAGTTCTCGAAGGTGAAGTGCTCCGGCCAGGACAGCGGGCTGCCCTTGGCGTAGTCGCCCTTGGACTGCACGGTCGCGGCGAGCATCACGTACAGCGGCAGGGCGACGATGATCAGCCAGGCGACGGCGGCGACGCCGGCCAGGTAGTTGGGGCGCCGCCTCATGACACACCCTCCATGGTGGAGCGCATCTTGTCGTAGCCGGAGAGACGCACGACGATCAGCGAGATGATCGTGGCCGCGACGACCAGGAGCAGCGCGATGACGGCGCCGGCGCCGAAGTCGAAGCTCTTGAAGGCCTTCTGGTACATGTAGTAGGCGCTGATGGTGGTGTCGGTGCCGGGGCCGCCCTGGGTCAGGATGAGGACGGTCTCGAAGGTGGTGAGGCCGCCGACGACCATGAGGATCATCGAGGTGATGATCGAGTTGCGCAGCTGGGGCAGCGTGATGGAGAAGAACTGCCGCACCCGGCCGGCACCGTCGATCTCCGCGGCCTGGTAGAGCACCTGCGGGATGGCCCGTGCGGCGCCCTGGTAGATCAGGCTGTGCAGCGGGGTGAACTGCCAGGTGCTGACGAAGGCGAGGACGCCGATGGCGGTGGACTGCTCGCCGAACAGGTTGCCGTCGCCGAACAGCCAGGTCGCCTCGGAGGGGATGCCGAAGTTCGGGTCGAGCAGCGCCCGCCACAGCACCGAGACGGCGGTGGAGGACAGCAGCAGCGGCACGAAGTAGACGGCGGAGATGACGGCCCGGTTGCGCTGGGTGCCGGCGGCCCAGACGCCGATCAGGATGCTCAGCGGGGTCTGCAGGACCACGCCGAGCACGGTGAGCAGCAGGGTCAGCCAGATGCTCTTGATCATGACCGGGTCGTCGAAGACCCGGTTCCAGTTGTCGAGGCCGACCCACTCGGGGTCGCCGATGCCGCCCCAGCTCATGAAGGACAGGACCGCGACGGCGAGCAGCGGGAGGATGGCGAAGAGGACGAAGAAGATCGTGGCGGGGACCGCCCAGGCGAAGCCCGGGCGGCCCACGTCGGCGCTTCGCGCGCCCCGGGCCCGGCCGCTCCTGCGGCCGGAGTCCTTCGCGGGGGCGGCTGCGCGTGTCAGCTGTGTCGTCATGGTGTGCTCAGCTGGTCGGCAGGGCCTGCATGGCCTTGATGAATCCGTCGACGTCCAGCGAGCCGTTGAAGAACTGCTGCACGGCCTGGTGCATCTGCTCGCTCGCCGACTGCGGATAGGCCTGGTCCCACGAGAGCTGGAAGGACGGGGCCTTCTTCACCAGGTCGAACTGGTAGTGGGCGTACTTCGGGTCGGCGGCGGTGTCCAGGAACTTCTCGGTGTTCGTCGTCGTCGGCAGGTTGCCGATGGCGAGCTGCTGCTTGATGAACTTGTCGGAGTACATCAGCTTGAGGAACTTGGCGACGGCCTCGGGATGCTTGGTCTTCTTCATCACCGAGTAGTAGTTGTTCGTGTTGCCGACGATGTCCGCCGGGTCGCCCTTGCCGCCGTCGATCGTCGGGAAGGAGCTGTACCGGAGGTCCTTCTCGGCGAACTCCTTGGCGTTCTCCTGCTGCTGGGAGTAGTACCAGGAGCCCATCAGCTCGAAGCCGGCCTTGCTGCGGGCGACCAGCGCGGGCGAACCGCCGTCGGTGTACTTCACCGAGTCGTAGTTGGTGCCGAAGGCGCCGGTGTCGACGAGCTCCTTGAGCTTGTTCAGGGCCGCCTTGCTGTCCGGGCTCGCCCAGGCGTCCTTGTCGCCGCCGACGGCCTTCTTCAGCAGGTCGGGGCCGGCGATGCGGTCGTAGAGGTACTCGAACCACATCAGGGTGGGCCACTGGTCGCCGCCGCCGAGGGCGATCGGGGTGACACCCGACTTCTTCAGCTTCTTGACCGAGTCCAGCAGCTCGTCCCAGGTCTTGGGCGCCTGCGTGCCGGCGTTCTTCAGGACCTTGTCGTTGCTGAACAGCAGCACGGGCTGGGTGCCGCGCATCGGGATGCCGTAGGCCTTGCCGTCGACGGCCGCGGCGTTGAAGACGCTGGGCAGGAACGCCGACTTCAGCTTGGGGTCGTCCTTGATGAAGTCGTCCAGCGGCATCAGCAGGCCGGCCTTGACGAAGGGCTGGATGCTGCCCGCGCCCCAGTTGTAGAAGACGTCGGGGGCCTGCGGGGTGTTGATGATCGTCTGGAGCTTCTGCTGGTACGTGGCGCCCGGGATGGTGTCGAGGACCGCCTTGACCTTGGAGGTCTTGTTGAACTCGGCGACGACCGCCTTCTCCACCTTGTTGGTGGCGTCCCCGTAGACCAGTACGTGGATCTTCCCGTCGCTGGAGCCCGACCCGCCGTTGTCCCCGCACGCGGAGAGTGACAGCGCCATGCCCAAGGTCACACCGCCGACGAGCATGCGGGAGAACCGAGTACGTGTCCGCATCACCCACCCCTTTTCGAAAGTTTCGATCAAGCTCACGAAATTCGCTGTTGCCGGGACATTAGGCGAGTGTTTCCGCTCGGTCAACGGGGGTGTGCGGCCGCGACCGAACCGTTACCGGCGTCGTGCCCTATGCTGCTGCCCATGCGCGTGACAGACGAGGACAACACGGCCGGCAGGGTGACCCTCGCGGAGGTGGCCACTCAGGCCGGTGTGTCCCTTTCGACGGTTTCGAAAGTCCTCAACGGACGGTCGGACGTGTCGGCGGCCACCCGGACCCGGGTCGAGCAGCTCCTGGAGAACCACGGCTACCGGCGCCGGGCGGCGACGTCCTCGCACGCGCCGCTCATCGAGCTGGTCTTTCCGGAGCTGGAGAGCGTCTGGGCGATGGAGCTGATCCGCGGCGTGGAGAACGTCGCGAAGCAGCACAAGGCCAGCGTCGTGCTGAGCGAGAGCGGCGACCGGCACGCACCCGGGCGCGAGTGGATCGAGGGCGTGCTCCAGCGCCGCCCGCTGGGCGTGGTGCTGGTCTTCTCCTCGCTGCCGGACAGGGTCAAGCGCCAACTGCGCTCCCGCGCCGTGCCGTTCGTCATCATCGACCCGGCCGGGGACCCCGAGGCGGACGTGCCCTCGGTGGGTTCGGCGAACTGGGCCGGCGGCATGGCGGCGACCCGGCACCTGACCGAACTCGGCCACCGGCGCATCGCCATCATCACCGGCCCCACCGACATGATGTGCTCGCTCGCCCGGCTGGACGGCTTCCGCTCCGCGATGACGATGGCGGGCCTGGAGACCGACGAACGTCTGGTGCGGTACGGCGACTTCCACGTCCAGGGCGGCTTCGAGCGGGCCATGGAGCTGCTCACCCTCCCCGACCGGCCCACCGCGATCTTCGCGGGCAGTGATCTGCAGGCGCTGGGCGTCCTGGAGGCGGCACGGCGGCAGGGGCTGAGCGTGCCGGAGGACCTCTCGGTGGTGGGCTACGACGACGTGCCGCTCGCCCAGTGGTCGAGCCCGCCGCTGACCACCGTGCACCAGCCGTTGCGGCAGATGGCGGAGGAGGCGGCGCGGATGCTGCTCCAGCCGGCCGAGGCCGACCGCCCGGCGCTGCGCATGGAACTGGCGACCCGCCTGGTCGTCCGCCAGAGCAGCGCGGCACCGAACGCCTGACCGGCGGGGTGCGCCCCGGATCTTTTCGCCCCTGCCGCCCTTACCCGTTCCCGTCCCCCGGGAGCTCCGCCCCCGGACCCCGAAAAGATCGCGCAGTTCCCCGGGCCCCTGTCGGAACCACCCACCGCACGCCCGTCGGACGCGGAGCCCCCCGCCCCCGACACCCGTCGGCTCCCCCCGTCCCGCCCCCGATGCCACCGTGTCCCCATGACGCACCCCCTGGACCCCGAACTCGCCGCCGCGCTCGCGATGATGCCCCCCGTCGACATCTCCGACCTCGCGGCCGCCCGCGCCGCGCAGAAGGCCGAGACCTTCCTCCGCGTCACCGACACGGACACCACCGGCGTGACCGTGATCGACGTGCAGCAGGCCGGCGTCTCCCTGCGCGTCTACCGCCCGGAAGGCACCCGTCCGGAAGGCACCCGCCCGGGGGACGCCCCCCACCCCCTCCCCGCCGTCTTCCGCATCCACGGCGGCGGCTTCGTCCTCGGCAGCCCCGACGTCGACCACGAGGCCAACCTCCGCCTGTGCCGCGAACTGCCCTGCGCGGTCGTCTCCCCCGGCTACCGGCTCGCGCCGGAACACCCCTACCCCGCCGGCCTGGAGGACTGCTACGCCGCCCTGTGCTGGACCGCGGAGAACGCGGCCGGCCTCGGCATCCGGGCCGACAGCCTCGCCGTGGCCGGGGACAGCGCCGGCGCCTGCCTGGCGACGGCCGTCGCGATGCTGGCCCGGGACCGCGGCGGCCC carries:
- a CDS encoding ABC transporter substrate-binding protein, whose product is MRTRTRFSRMLVGGVTLGMALSLSACGDNGGSGSSDGKIHVLVYGDATNKVEKAVVAEFNKTSKVKAVLDTIPGATYQQKLQTIINTPQAPDVFYNWGAGSIQPFVKAGLLMPLDDFIKDDPKLKSAFLPSVFNAAAVDGKAYGIPMRGTQPVLLFSNDKVLKNAGTQAPKTWDELLDSVKKLKKSGVTPIALGGGDQWPTLMWFEYLYDRIAGPDLLKKAVGGDKDAWASPDSKAALNKLKELVDTGAFGTNYDSVKYTDGGSPALVARSKAGFELMGSWYYSQQQENAKEFAEKDLRYSSFPTIDGGKGDPADIVGNTNNYYSVMKKTKHPEAVAKFLKLMYSDKFIKQQLAIGNLPTTTNTEKFLDTAADPKYAHYQFDLVKKAPSFQLSWDQAYPQSASEQMHQAVQQFFNGSLDVDGFIKAMQALPTS
- a CDS encoding glycosyltransferase family 4 protein translates to MHKTLIVTNDFPPRPGGIQAFLHNMALRLDPERLVVHASTWKRSGEGVAATAAFDAEQPFTVVRDRTTMLLPTPAATRRAVGLLREHGCTSVWFGAAAPLGLMAPALRRAGAERLVATTHGHEAGWAQLPASRRLLRRIGDSVDTITYLGEYTRARIAPALTPAAAARMTQLPPGVDEKTFHPGSGGAEVRARLGLTDRPVVVCVSRLVPRKGQDTLILALPRVLAAHPDAVLLIVGGGPYERDLRRLARETGVADSVRFTGSVPWEELPAHYGAGDVFAMPCRTRRGGLDVEGLGIVYLEASATGLPVVAGDSGGAPDAVLDGETGWVVPGGAPTAVADRVNALLADEELRHRMGERGRRWVEEKWRWDLLAERLKALL
- a CDS encoding glycoside hydrolase family 3 N-terminal domain-containing protein, which produces MTANVAVETTPVTPTTPTTPTAPVWQDSGADLDTRVTALIEAMTVEEKIAQLVGVWVGASDEGGEVAPHQHDMEEAVDLDALLPSGLGQLTRPFGTAPVDPALGALSLLRTQQRIAAANRFGIPALAHEECLAGFAAWRATAYPVPLSWGATFDPDLIREMAAAIGRDMAAVGIHQGLAPVLDVVRDARWGRVEETIGEDPYLVGTVATAYVQGLESAGIVATLKHFVGYSASRAGRNLAPVSMGPRERADVLLPPFEMAIREGGARSVMSAYTDIDGIPSAADEDLLTGLLRDTWGFEGTVVADYFGIAFLKTLHGAATDWADAAGTALRAGVDVELPSIKTFGEPLRAAVADGRVPGELLDRALRRVLTQKGQLGLLDADWDPVPPALAGAALDDPEALRGTVDLDSDDNHRLAAEIADRAVVLLANNGALPLSAPRRIALVGPQADQPYAVLGCYSFPAHVGVHHPTTPVGIELPTLREALVREFPNAEIVTVRGADIDGEDTSGFAAAVRAARDADVVVLALGDRAGLFGRGTSGEGCDAESLALPGVQQALLDRLLDVGTPLVLTLLAGRPYALGRATTEADAVVQSFFPGEEGTAAIARVLSGRTNPSGRLPVSVPAGPGVQPSTYLAAKLARASEVSAIDPGPAYAFGHGLSYTSFAWSDLAVEGEEAATDGEFRLGFTVRNTGDREGTEVVQLYLHDPVASVVQPVQRLIGYARVRLAPGESRRLTALVPADVASFTGRDGHRVVEPGELELRLSASSAESRLTAAVRLTGAARRVDHTRRLHATIRPA
- a CDS encoding glycosyltransferase 87 family protein, whose product is MAGARRIPVGLFAVWTVSRSALLLYVLKVWVFPGPDVTSDVSVIYRGWYDVLRSGGFPSGDVSWQYPPGAVLAVLSPALLPFLDYAHAFFALALLADLAVVCLLLYAGARDGGGVRGVWLWTLGVALLGPTVYARYDLMVTAVAVAALVAGARRPRVLGVLAGFGALLKVWPALLLAGAVRRRAWGAAAVAAGGLALVCAVVMPGAFTFLRHQGGRGTEVESLGALVFHAARHFGWRGRVLLHYGSVEFLGPWVGAVSAGAMVLSVAGLGWLVVWRLSARAFSPRTLVDAGFVAVLVFTVTSRVISPQYLVWLVGLGAVCLCCRGSRMEVPAVLVLVACPVTVLEFPVYFGEVVASDGVGVLSLVVRNGLLVGATVSAARTLWRDTVRARDQLFTPPPPLPSPSRQGALPL
- a CDS encoding carbohydrate ABC transporter permease, translated to MRRRPNYLAGVAAVAWLIIVALPLYVMLAATVQSKGDYAKGSPLSWPEHFTFENYSGAFDEGFGQFFVNTLIVTVAVVGIVVVLVPPLAYAVVRSRSRVASGVFRLFLLGLAIPAQAVIVPMFYLISEAGLYDNLIGVILPTAAFCLPISTLILSGAMRDIGHELFEAMAVDGASPRRMFLQLVLPLSKGGISTIVVFSALQAWNGFLFPLVLTQSDSTKVITLGLYNFQTEHGINVPGTLAAVFMSMVPILLVYLFARRALVQGLMGVGGK
- a CDS encoding carbohydrate ABC transporter permease, which produces MTTQLTRAAAPAKDSGRRSGRARGARSADVGRPGFAWAVPATIFFVLFAILPLLAVAVLSFMSWGGIGDPEWVGLDNWNRVFDDPVMIKSIWLTLLLTVLGVVLQTPLSILIGVWAAGTQRNRAVISAVYFVPLLLSSTAVSVLWRALLDPNFGIPSEATWLFGDGNLFGEQSTAIGVLAFVSTWQFTPLHSLIYQGAARAIPQVLYQAAEIDGAGRVRQFFSITLPQLRNSIITSMILMVVGGLTTFETVLILTQGGPGTDTTISAYYMYQKAFKSFDFGAGAVIALLLVVAATIISLIVVRLSGYDKMRSTMEGVS
- a CDS encoding long-chain fatty acid--CoA ligase; the protein is MREFSLPALYEVPADGNLTDIVRRNAAQHPDVAVIARRTDSGWQDVTAAVFLAEVRAAAKGLIASGVQPGDRVGLMSRTRYEWTLLDFAIWSAGAITVPVYETSSAEQVQWILGDSGATACLVESDAHAAAVESVREALPALKHVWGIDAGAVAELGRLGRDVSDATVEERSSLARADDPATIVYTSGTTGRPKGCVLTHRSFFAECGNVVERLRPLFRTGECSVLLFLPLAHVFGRLVQVAPMMAPIKLGCLPDIKDLTGELASFRPTLILGVPRVFEKVYNSARAKAQADGKGKIFDRAADTAIAYSRALDAGSGPSLGLRIRHRLFDRLVYRKLRAVLGGRGEYAISGGAPLGERLGHFFRGIGFTVLEGYGLTESCAATAFNPWDRQKIGTVGQPLPGSVIRIADDGEVLLHGEHLFKEYWNNEAATAEALADGWFHTGDVGTLDEDGYLRITGRKKEIIVTAGGKNVAPAVIEDRVRAHALVAECMVVGDGRPFVGALVTLDEEFLGRWAADRGKPAGSTAASLREDPELLAAVQRAVDDGNAAVSKAESVRKFRVLPGQFTEESGHLTPSLKLKRGVVAKDFAAEIEEMYAR